A region from the Rufibacter sp. DG15C genome encodes:
- a CDS encoding MmcQ/YjbR family DNA-binding protein, giving the protein MNIEEFREYCLQKPHVEETLPFDQDTLVFKVAGKMFALCSLSNFAGGVSLKCDPERAAEIREQYPAIQPGYHMNKKHWNTVMPEAFLPMGLLAELIDHSYDLVVKGLPRKVKEELGL; this is encoded by the coding sequence ATGAACATTGAAGAATTTAGAGAGTACTGCCTCCAGAAGCCACATGTAGAGGAAACGCTTCCTTTTGACCAAGATACCCTTGTCTTTAAAGTGGCCGGTAAAATGTTTGCCCTCTGTAGCCTATCTAATTTTGCTGGGGGTGTGTCCCTGAAATGCGACCCGGAGCGGGCAGCCGAGATTCGGGAACAATACCCAGCCATACAGCCGGGATATCACATGAACAAAAAGCACTGGAATACAGTCATGCCGGAAGCCTTCTTGCCAATGGGTTTGTTGGCTGAGCTCATAGACCATTCGTATGATTTGGTGGTAAAAGGCTTGCCTAGGAAAGTAAAAGAAGAGCTTGGGCTATAA
- a CDS encoding DUF6728 family protein translates to MKGLFDFTEVATYFFRKKDPNRKTTFNLRTMHRINKVSMVMFLMGLIYLVFKWMTR, encoded by the coding sequence ATGAAAGGCCTTTTTGATTTCACGGAAGTGGCAACTTATTTTTTCAGGAAGAAAGACCCTAACCGTAAAACCACTTTTAACCTGCGAACCATGCACAGGATCAATAAAGTGTCTATGGTTATGTTTTTAATGGGTCTGATTTATCTGGTGTTTAAGTGGATGACCAGATAA
- the ispG gene encoding (E)-4-hydroxy-3-methylbut-2-enyl-diphosphate synthase: protein MNSTASTLGGIYCPSLTDYTRRLTREVRIGDLAMGGTNPIRVQSMTTVDTMDTQGSVEQVIRMVEAGCEYVRITAPSVTEAENLGVIKKELRARGYSVPLIADIHFTPNAAELAAKLVEKVRVNPGNYADKKKFQVIDYTDATYQAELDRIRARFSPLVTICKEHGTAMRIGTNHGSLSDRILSRYGDTPLGMVESALEFLRICEDMQYYDVVLSMKASNTQVMVQAYRLLVQKLEEEGMQPYPLHLGVTEAGEGEDGRVKSAVGIGTLLEDGLGDTVRVSLTEAPELEAPVAKALIDRYTHRAGHTPIKPIQELPYTPFQYHRRETREVLNIGGHNVPRVVADLSRLEEITFDDLRSIGHIYSPSLDKFHMSDQGADYVYTGSTPIGFMLPNGLKEILDYTAWLEVEQREDLFPLYTAAQFETADSWHPQLNFVQASFGQLTQDFVESLHNRPDVVLVLETENEHAMPEQRRAFIRLMNQGQPVPVIIKRSYEDLTDEEVQLYAATDVGGLLVDGLGDGVLLSTQDLSHRDKEEWGHTLENLNKLAFGILQAARTRMSKTEYISCPSCGRTLFDLQETTAMIRKRTDHLKGVKIGIMGCIVNGPGEMADADYGYVGVGKGKIALYRGQQVIKKSVPEERAVDELIELIREDGNWIEPLGNQA, encoded by the coding sequence ATGAATTCAACAGCCTCTACGTTGGGCGGCATTTATTGCCCCAGCCTTACTGACTATACCCGTCGCCTGACTCGTGAAGTTCGCATAGGTGACTTGGCCATGGGTGGCACTAATCCAATTAGGGTGCAGTCCATGACCACCGTAGACACCATGGACACCCAGGGCTCTGTAGAACAGGTGATCAGGATGGTAGAAGCCGGCTGTGAATACGTGCGTATTACGGCACCCAGTGTCACAGAAGCTGAGAACCTTGGGGTCATCAAAAAGGAACTTCGGGCCCGTGGGTATTCTGTGCCTTTGATCGCTGACATCCATTTCACGCCCAACGCCGCAGAACTAGCCGCCAAACTGGTAGAGAAAGTCCGTGTGAACCCGGGCAACTACGCAGATAAGAAGAAGTTTCAAGTCATTGACTATACAGATGCCACGTACCAGGCAGAGTTGGATCGCATAAGGGCTAGGTTCTCGCCGCTAGTTACTATTTGCAAAGAGCACGGCACTGCTATGCGCATTGGTACCAACCACGGTTCTTTGTCTGATAGGATCTTGAGTCGTTACGGTGACACTCCGCTAGGAATGGTGGAGAGCGCCTTGGAATTTCTTCGCATTTGCGAGGATATGCAGTATTATGACGTGGTCTTGTCTATGAAAGCCAGCAACACGCAGGTCATGGTGCAGGCCTATAGGTTATTGGTGCAGAAACTGGAAGAAGAAGGCATGCAACCGTATCCCTTGCACTTGGGTGTAACCGAAGCCGGCGAGGGAGAAGATGGCCGTGTAAAATCTGCCGTGGGCATTGGTACTTTACTAGAAGATGGCCTAGGAGACACTGTGCGTGTTTCATTAACCGAAGCGCCCGAGTTGGAAGCCCCCGTGGCCAAGGCGCTTATTGACAGGTATACCCACCGCGCAGGTCATACGCCGATTAAGCCTATTCAGGAATTACCTTATACTCCGTTCCAGTACCATCGTCGCGAAACCCGCGAAGTACTTAATATTGGCGGACACAATGTACCCCGTGTAGTCGCAGATCTGAGCCGTCTGGAGGAGATTACCTTTGATGACCTTAGGTCCATTGGACATATCTATTCACCTTCTCTGGACAAATTCCATATGAGTGACCAGGGCGCTGATTATGTCTATACTGGCAGCACCCCCATAGGCTTTATGTTGCCCAACGGCTTGAAGGAGATCTTGGATTATACTGCTTGGCTAGAGGTAGAGCAGCGGGAGGATCTTTTTCCTTTATACACGGCTGCCCAGTTTGAGACTGCAGATTCCTGGCACCCACAGCTCAATTTTGTGCAGGCGTCCTTCGGTCAATTGACCCAAGACTTTGTAGAGTCTTTGCATAACCGCCCTGATGTAGTGCTAGTCCTTGAAACGGAGAATGAGCATGCTATGCCAGAGCAGCGCAGGGCCTTCATTCGGCTCATGAACCAAGGGCAACCGGTTCCGGTCATTATCAAGCGTTCTTATGAAGACTTGACAGATGAAGAGGTGCAGTTATATGCTGCCACTGACGTGGGAGGCCTTTTGGTTGATGGTCTGGGTGATGGCGTACTGTTGAGCACTCAAGATTTGAGCCACCGTGACAAAGAGGAGTGGGGCCATACCTTAGAAAATTTGAATAAACTGGCCTTTGGCATTTTGCAGGCTGCCCGCACCCGCATGAGTAAAACAGAGTACATCAGCTGCCCAAGCTGTGGCCGTACTTTGTTTGACCTACAAGAAACCACCGCTATGATCAGAAAACGCACCGACCATTTGAAAGGCGTCAAGATTGGCATCATGGGTTGCATAGTCAACGGTCCTGGTGAGATGGCCGATGCGGACTACGGCTATGTAGGTGTAGGAAAAGGCAAGATTGCCCTATACCGCGGCCAACAGGTAATCAAAAAATCAGTTCCAGAAGAACGCGCCGTGGATGAGCTAATAGAATTGATTAGGGAAGACGGCAATTGGATTGAGCCCTTAGGAAATCAGGCCTGA
- a CDS encoding glutamine synthetase III, producing the protein MAILRFKALELVNQRKAVEVQLPAHKISDYYGSNVFGIDAMRSYLSGDYFKRLQYAIKSGSKVDRNLADAVAAAMRTWAMSKGATHYTHWFQPLTGETAEKHDSFFDISSDGRALETFKGNALVQQEPDASSFPSGGIRNTFEARGYTAWDPTSPAFIIENAGARTLCIPTIFVSYTGEALDFKAPLLKSLDLVERAALDVCQYFDKDVTRVTTTLGIEQEYFLVDRALYDARPDLVMTGRTVFGHAPAKGQQLEDHYFGAIPSRVHAFMVEFEAEAHKLGIPLRTRHNEVAPNQFECAPTYEEANLAVDHNQLLMDIMDRVAEKHHFKVLLHEKPFKGVNGSGKHNNWAMSTDTGVNLLGPGRRPKENLQFLTFFITTIKAVHRYADLLRASIASASNDHRLGANEAPPAIMSVFIGTKLSEVLDELERTAKLPLDKGDNVYMKLGIDKIPEILLDNTDRNRTSPFAFTGNKFEFRAVGSSANCANAMTVLNAIVADQLIDFRNSVDALMEQGKKKEVAIIDVLREYVISSKAIRFEGNGYSKEWEEEAERRGLSNIRTTPQALDKLVDEQAISLFTKHGIFNERELHARHDILLEDYLKRVQIESRVMGDLALNHVIPTAVAYQTKLVQNIKGLREIGLEEEQYTQTTVDTIKSISKHLTTIKSNVDQMIERRKELNKVEDTRERSIRYCEEVTTFFDTIRYSVDKLELIVDDEQWPLVKYREMMFSH; encoded by the coding sequence ATGGCTATCCTTCGGTTTAAAGCTTTAGAGTTAGTGAATCAGCGGAAAGCGGTTGAAGTTCAACTGCCTGCCCACAAAATCTCTGATTATTATGGCAGTAACGTATTTGGCATTGATGCCATGCGCTCGTATCTGTCTGGTGACTATTTCAAAAGGCTGCAATACGCCATTAAATCTGGGAGCAAGGTTGACCGTAACCTGGCAGATGCCGTGGCAGCTGCCATGCGTACATGGGCCATGAGCAAAGGCGCGACTCACTATACCCACTGGTTCCAGCCCTTAACCGGAGAAACCGCTGAGAAGCATGACTCTTTCTTTGACATTAGCTCTGACGGACGCGCGTTAGAAACATTTAAAGGAAATGCCTTGGTGCAGCAGGAGCCTGACGCTTCTTCTTTCCCGAGCGGCGGCATTAGAAATACCTTTGAGGCCCGTGGCTATACCGCCTGGGATCCAACTTCACCAGCTTTCATCATTGAAAACGCCGGTGCCCGTACCCTTTGTATTCCCACCATCTTTGTTTCTTACACCGGTGAGGCTCTTGACTTTAAAGCGCCATTGTTAAAGAGCTTAGACCTGGTAGAGCGAGCCGCTTTAGATGTTTGCCAGTATTTTGACAAGGACGTTACCCGCGTGACTACCACCTTGGGTATTGAGCAGGAATACTTTTTGGTAGACCGTGCCTTGTATGACGCCCGCCCTGACTTAGTCATGACTGGCCGTACCGTATTTGGACATGCCCCGGCCAAAGGACAGCAGTTAGAAGACCATTACTTTGGTGCCATTCCATCTAGAGTGCATGCCTTTATGGTAGAGTTTGAAGCCGAAGCCCACAAACTAGGCATACCATTGCGCACCCGCCACAACGAGGTAGCTCCTAATCAGTTTGAGTGCGCGCCAACCTATGAGGAGGCGAACTTGGCCGTGGATCACAACCAACTGTTGATGGACATCATGGATCGCGTAGCCGAGAAGCACCACTTTAAAGTATTGTTGCATGAGAAGCCATTCAAAGGCGTAAACGGCAGCGGTAAGCACAACAACTGGGCTATGAGCACAGACACTGGCGTGAACCTTTTAGGCCCGGGCCGCCGACCAAAGGAGAACCTTCAATTCCTGACTTTCTTCATCACTACCATCAAAGCCGTGCACCGCTACGCAGACTTGTTGCGCGCCAGCATCGCCTCGGCCAGCAATGACCACCGCCTGGGCGCCAATGAGGCACCACCGGCCATCATGTCTGTGTTCATTGGTACTAAGCTTTCAGAAGTTTTAGACGAACTGGAGCGCACCGCCAAATTGCCTTTAGACAAAGGCGATAACGTGTACATGAAGCTGGGCATTGACAAAATCCCAGAAATCTTATTGGACAACACTGACCGTAACCGTACTTCGCCGTTTGCCTTTACCGGTAACAAGTTTGAGTTTAGAGCGGTTGGTTCTTCTGCTAACTGCGCCAACGCCATGACGGTGTTGAACGCCATTGTAGCGGATCAGTTGATTGACTTCAGAAACAGCGTGGATGCGTTGATGGAACAAGGCAAGAAGAAAGAAGTAGCCATCATTGACGTATTGCGTGAGTATGTAATTTCTTCTAAAGCCATACGGTTTGAAGGAAACGGTTACTCTAAAGAGTGGGAAGAGGAAGCAGAGCGCAGAGGCTTGAGCAACATCAGAACCACGCCGCAGGCCTTGGATAAATTGGTTGATGAGCAAGCCATCTCCTTGTTCACCAAGCATGGTATCTTCAATGAGCGAGAGTTGCATGCTCGTCATGACATCCTTCTAGAAGATTACTTGAAGCGTGTGCAGATTGAATCCAGAGTAATGGGCGATTTGGCCTTGAACCACGTGATTCCAACAGCGGTTGCCTATCAAACCAAGCTGGTGCAGAACATCAAAGGTTTGCGCGAAATTGGCTTGGAAGAAGAGCAGTACACTCAAACGACGGTAGACACCATCAAATCCATCTCTAAGCACTTGACCACCATTAAGTCTAACGTGGATCAGATGATTGAGCGCCGTAAGGAGTTGAACAAGGTAGAAGATACCCGTGAGCGGTCCATCAGATACTGTGAAGAAGTAACCACTTTCTTTGACACCATCCGCTACAGCGTAGACAAGCTAGAACTGATTGTAGACGATGAGCAATGGCCACTAGTGAAGTACAGAGAAATGATGTTCTCTCACTAA
- a CDS encoding LTA synthase family protein yields MKRILYRTLSYLAFWTLLFQVARAIFLGYHSSKTGTLDFIEALKVFGYGFRMDISFAAYLSALPFLVFLMEVAFRKAVWLKVIRVYTYVLIPLVLLLTTMDLELYAAWGFRLDATPLQYLNTPAEMIASAGSAPVGLLVVQYILFAIVAIWAFKKLSQTWERSPHHKQKLLLELGASVFLVAVLILPIRGGWQQIPLNQSDVYFSQNMFANHAGVNVPWNVMQSLLRKSYDTKNPYEYLDGKKADALVQELYTPKSDTIPSLLRTKKPNVLFIIVESYTAKLIGALGGPPDVTPNLNALAKEGILFSNIYASGDRSEKGMVALLSGYPVQTTTSIIKTPKKTERLPQLASDLKKEGYFTNYYYGGELAFANIKSFLVNGGYDKLIDKSDFPAESYNSKWGAHDHILLDRVQKDLKTMKSPFLMTVFTLSSHEPYEVPMPAKFKGQDEETQFKNAFHYTDWALGRFFTEAKKQAWWQNTLVVIVADHGHLFPGRDANDAPSKFKIPLMLLGGALAVKDTVISTIGSQTDLVPTLLQQMGLPTHHYAWSKNLLDAKATPFAFYVFNDGFGMVTADGALTFDNVSKKPIQRDSAVTDKQVEQGKAYMQTSFNDFLKK; encoded by the coding sequence GTGAAACGAATCTTGTACAGAACCCTTTCCTACCTAGCCTTTTGGACCCTTCTATTTCAAGTAGCCAGGGCTATTTTTTTAGGCTATCACTCTTCTAAAACCGGAACGCTTGACTTTATAGAAGCACTCAAGGTGTTTGGTTATGGCTTTAGGATGGATATTTCCTTTGCCGCCTACTTAAGTGCTCTACCATTCCTGGTCTTTTTAATGGAAGTGGCCTTTAGAAAAGCGGTTTGGCTGAAAGTAATTAGGGTGTACACGTATGTTCTCATCCCGTTGGTGCTGCTCTTGACCACCATGGACCTGGAATTGTATGCGGCCTGGGGTTTTCGGTTGGATGCAACCCCGTTGCAATACCTTAATACGCCCGCCGAAATGATAGCCTCTGCCGGGTCTGCGCCGGTGGGTTTGTTGGTGGTTCAATATATATTATTTGCCATTGTTGCTATTTGGGCCTTTAAAAAACTGAGCCAAACCTGGGAACGCAGTCCACATCATAAACAAAAGCTGCTGTTAGAGTTGGGGGCTAGCGTATTTCTAGTGGCAGTCCTTATACTCCCTATTAGAGGTGGTTGGCAGCAGATCCCCTTAAACCAGAGTGACGTCTACTTTTCTCAGAACATGTTCGCAAACCATGCGGGCGTGAACGTGCCCTGGAACGTGATGCAGTCCTTGCTTCGCAAAAGCTACGACACCAAAAACCCTTATGAATACCTAGACGGCAAGAAGGCCGATGCCTTGGTGCAGGAGCTTTATACGCCTAAAAGCGATACTATCCCTTCGCTTCTCAGAACAAAAAAGCCCAACGTACTCTTTATTATAGTAGAGAGCTACACTGCTAAGCTGATTGGCGCCCTTGGTGGCCCGCCCGACGTGACGCCCAACCTGAACGCCTTGGCCAAAGAGGGAATCTTATTCTCTAATATATATGCCTCCGGAGATAGAAGTGAAAAGGGCATGGTGGCCCTGCTGAGCGGCTACCCGGTGCAAACCACCACTTCCATCATCAAGACCCCCAAGAAAACGGAGCGCCTGCCGCAGTTGGCCTCAGACTTAAAGAAGGAAGGCTATTTTACCAATTATTATTATGGAGGCGAATTGGCATTTGCTAATATCAAATCCTTTCTGGTTAACGGGGGCTATGACAAGCTGATTGATAAAAGCGATTTTCCGGCAGAGTCTTACAACTCTAAATGGGGCGCCCATGACCATATCCTCTTAGACCGAGTGCAGAAGGATTTAAAAACCATGAAATCACCGTTCCTGATGACAGTCTTCACCTTGAGCAGCCACGAACCCTACGAGGTGCCCATGCCCGCAAAGTTCAAAGGCCAGGATGAGGAGACCCAGTTCAAGAACGCTTTCCATTACACAGACTGGGCATTGGGCAGGTTCTTTACGGAGGCAAAAAAGCAGGCCTGGTGGCAGAACACCTTGGTAGTCATTGTAGCGGATCACGGCCACTTGTTTCCGGGCCGGGATGCCAATGACGCGCCCAGCAAATTCAAAATCCCGTTAATGCTGCTGGGTGGGGCCCTGGCGGTAAAAGACACTGTTATTTCTACCATTGGGTCCCAGACAGACTTGGTACCGACGCTCTTGCAACAAATGGGATTGCCTACACACCACTATGCCTGGAGCAAGAACCTGCTGGACGCCAAGGCCACTCCTTTTGCCTTCTATGTGTTTAATGACGGCTTCGGGATGGTGACGGCAGACGGGGCGCTTACTTTTGACAACGTGTCCAAAAAGCCCATTCAACGGGACAGCGCAGTGACAGACAAACAAGTAGAGCAAGGCAAGGCCTACATGCAAACCAGCTTTAACGACTTCCTGAAAAAGTAG
- the mtaB gene encoding tRNA (N(6)-L-threonylcarbamoyladenosine(37)-C(2))-methylthiotransferase MtaB: MKKVAFYTLGCKLNFSETSTLSRIFQERGFEKVEFTDTPDIYVINTCSVTDNADKKCRKVVKEALKHSPNAFVTIVGCYAQLKPAEISEIPGVDAVLGAAEKFQLVDILEGFVKTGKPQVHASAVSEANTFVNAYSFGDRTRTFLKVQDGCDYSCTFCTIPQARGKSRSNTIEKVVQEAKEIGASGVKEIVLTGVNTGDFGLQDGVRVENFFQLVQALDQVENVNRFRISSIEPNLLSEDIINFVANSNRFMPHFHVPLQSGSNKILKLMRRRYLRELYAQRVDWIKTSMPHACIGVDVIVGFPGETEEDFLETYNFLNDLNISYLHVFPYSERANTSAIELPGVVPQKTRNQRADMLRILSEKKKRAFYESQIGYEGKVLFEADITDGYMEGFTENYVRVVAKYDPVMVNEEKHVRLTNITAAGLMEAEETFAEFLAH; the protein is encoded by the coding sequence ATGAAAAAGGTAGCATTTTATACACTGGGCTGTAAACTGAATTTTTCTGAGACCTCTACCCTGTCCAGAATCTTTCAGGAGCGTGGTTTTGAGAAGGTGGAGTTCACGGACACTCCAGATATCTATGTCATCAACACCTGCTCTGTCACAGACAACGCAGACAAGAAGTGCCGTAAGGTGGTCAAGGAAGCGCTCAAGCATTCGCCAAATGCCTTCGTCACTATTGTGGGTTGCTACGCCCAGTTAAAACCTGCTGAGATTTCTGAAATACCGGGCGTGGATGCCGTTTTGGGCGCCGCCGAAAAATTCCAGCTGGTGGACATCCTGGAGGGCTTTGTGAAAACCGGCAAGCCCCAGGTGCACGCCAGCGCCGTCTCTGAGGCCAATACCTTTGTCAATGCCTACTCCTTTGGGGACCGGACGCGCACCTTTTTGAAAGTACAAGACGGCTGCGATTACTCCTGCACGTTCTGCACCATTCCGCAGGCCCGTGGCAAAAGCCGAAGCAACACCATTGAGAAAGTAGTCCAGGAGGCTAAAGAGATTGGTGCTTCTGGCGTGAAAGAAATTGTCTTAACGGGCGTGAACACCGGCGACTTCGGGTTGCAGGACGGCGTGCGCGTAGAGAACTTCTTCCAGTTGGTACAGGCCTTGGATCAAGTGGAGAATGTGAACCGCTTCCGGATCTCGTCCATTGAGCCTAACTTGTTAAGTGAGGACATCATCAACTTTGTAGCCAACTCCAACCGGTTCATGCCGCACTTCCACGTACCCTTGCAGTCGGGGAGCAACAAGATTTTGAAGTTGATGCGCCGCCGCTACCTGCGCGAGTTGTATGCCCAGCGAGTGGACTGGATCAAGACGTCCATGCCCCATGCCTGTATTGGAGTGGATGTGATTGTGGGCTTCCCCGGGGAGACCGAAGAAGATTTCCTGGAGACCTACAACTTCCTGAACGACCTCAATATCTCTTACCTGCATGTGTTCCCCTATTCAGAGCGCGCCAACACGTCGGCCATAGAGTTGCCGGGCGTGGTGCCGCAGAAAACCAGGAACCAGCGCGCCGACATGCTCCGGATTTTGTCAGAGAAAAAGAAACGCGCCTTCTATGAAAGCCAGATTGGCTATGAGGGCAAGGTTCTGTTTGAGGCAGACATCACGGATGGCTACATGGAAGGCTTCACCGAAAACTACGTGCGCGTGGTAGCCAAATACGATCCAGTCATGGTGAATGAAGAAAAACACGTGCGTTTGACCAACATCACCGCTGCCGGGCTCATGGAAGCCGAAGAAACCTTTGCCGAATTTTTAGCGCATTAA
- a CDS encoding helix-turn-helix transcriptional regulator → MKNNVRTERVALKLTQEDLAKKIGVSRQTINAMETNRYIPSTVLALKVAQVLSKKVEELFSLEDTD, encoded by the coding sequence ATGAAGAATAACGTGCGTACTGAACGGGTGGCGCTTAAATTGACCCAAGAGGATTTGGCCAAAAAGATTGGCGTCAGTAGGCAGACCATCAATGCCATGGAGACCAACCGGTACATCCCCTCCACCGTGTTGGCCTTAAAGGTGGCTCAAGTGTTGAGCAAGAAAGTGGAAGAGCTGTTCAGCTTGGAGGACACCGACTAA
- a CDS encoding bile acid:sodium symporter family protein has product MPQSVPEQAPIIKTSFLKKIGLDGFLIGILLAIFLAYLHPDLGAEEGPLPIGEITTYGVSLIFFFYGLRLSPTKLRAGLKDWRLHLVVQAGTFLLFPLIVYAAYLLFPDIENPMLWVGIFYVAALPSTVSSSVVMVSIAGGNIPSAIFNASISSLIGVFMTPFWMSLFMSTSAAGEMDLTQIILKLLLQVVLPVTVGILLHHRFGAFAEKHKARLKLFDQSIILLIVYSSFCDSFAQNLFESLSTWHLILLGLAMVSLFFVVFGLLQGLSRLLGFHRENTITAVFCGSKKSLVHGTVMSKVIFPGAASLGIILLPLMLYHALQLVIASILAQRLARQNNNVLTPNKA; this is encoded by the coding sequence ATGCCTCAATCCGTACCAGAACAAGCGCCAATTATCAAGACTTCTTTTTTGAAGAAAATAGGATTGGACGGTTTTTTGATTGGGATACTCTTGGCCATTTTCCTGGCGTATCTACATCCAGATTTGGGAGCTGAAGAAGGGCCCTTGCCCATAGGAGAGATTACCACGTACGGCGTCTCCCTGATCTTCTTTTTTTACGGCCTAAGGTTGAGCCCTACTAAACTGAGGGCAGGTTTAAAGGACTGGCGCCTCCATCTGGTGGTGCAGGCCGGTACCTTCTTGTTGTTTCCGTTGATCGTCTACGCTGCTTATTTGCTATTCCCCGACATTGAGAATCCTATGCTATGGGTAGGCATATTTTACGTGGCGGCGTTGCCTTCCACGGTATCCTCCTCGGTGGTAATGGTGTCCATTGCCGGCGGAAACATTCCCAGCGCCATTTTCAACGCCAGTATCTCCAGCTTGATTGGGGTGTTTATGACACCGTTTTGGATGAGCCTGTTCATGAGCACCAGCGCTGCCGGCGAAATGGACCTCACCCAGATTATTCTGAAATTACTGCTTCAGGTGGTATTGCCCGTAACGGTAGGCATTTTGCTGCATCATCGATTTGGGGCCTTCGCTGAGAAGCACAAAGCCCGGCTCAAGCTGTTTGATCAAAGCATCATCCTCCTTATTGTCTATTCCAGCTTCTGCGATTCCTTTGCGCAAAACCTGTTTGAAAGCCTAAGTACCTGGCACTTGATCTTGCTGGGCTTGGCGATGGTCTCCTTGTTTTTTGTGGTGTTTGGCTTGTTGCAAGGGTTAAGCAGATTGCTGGGCTTTCACCGCGAGAATACCATCACCGCTGTATTCTGTGGATCTAAAAAATCACTGGTGCACGGCACCGTCATGTCTAAGGTGATTTTTCCTGGCGCGGCCTCCTTGGGGATCATCCTGCTTCCCTTAATGCTGTACCACGCGCTCCAACTAGTTATTGCCAGCATTTTAGCGCAACGGTTGGCTAGGCAAAATAACAATGTTCTGACCCCCAATAAAGCATAA